The following proteins are co-located in the Calliphora vicina chromosome 2, idCalVici1.1, whole genome shotgun sequence genome:
- the LOC135952660 gene encoding odorant receptor 24a-like: MLPKFLTQRYPLDKHFFLIPRFALSLIGYYPETVRTTKVQLWSFFNIAILGYGCYAEFYYGIHYLSIDIPSALDALCPVASSIMSFIKIFFIWWYREDYKSLIEKVHNLTAQQNSSSKVQMKKRYFTLATRLNALVLFFSFCTSTSYTLRPIVSNTFLYLNGKDIIYETPFKMMFPDTLLSMPLYPITFILVHWHGYITILAFVGADGLFLGFCIYLATLLKAMQEDLQNILTDIEDKKKSRHDSEEEVCLALEDIIVRHNEVAELTDKFSLIMVEITLCQFITSSIIIATSVLDLLLFSGYGVIVYVVHTCAVFTEIFLYCLGGNAVMESSEDLATKAYSSEWYTHSVKVQKMVLLIMVRAQRTIGIKVPFFAPSLPALTAILRFTGSVIALAKSVI; encoded by the exons ATGTTACCAAAATTCTTAACGCAACGGTATCCACTAGACAAACACTTCTTTTTAATTCCACGCTTCGCCTTGAGTCTCATTGGCTATTATCCGGAAACCGTGAGGACAACAAAGGTGCAACTGTGGTCGTTCTTCAATATAGCAATTTTGGGTTATGGCTGTTATGCTGAATTTTATTATGGCATCCACTACTTGAGCATCGATATACCTTCAGCCTTGGATGCTCTCTGTCCGGTGGCCTCCAGTATTATGtcgtttattaaaatatttttcatttggtgGTATCGAGAGGACTATAAAAGTCTTATTGAAAAGGTGCATAATTTGACGGCTCAGCAAAACTCCAGCAGTAAAGTGCAAATGAAAAAGAGATATTTCACATTGGCGACACGCTTAAATGCCTTGGtactatttttttccttttgtaCCAGCACTTCATATACATTAAGACCGATTGTCAGCAATACGTTTTTGTATCTAAACGGCAAAGACATTATCTATGAGACACCATTTAAAATGAT GTTTCCAGATACGCTTCTTTCAATGCCACTATACCCAATAACATTTATATTGGTTCACTGGCATGGGTATATAACGATATTAGCATTTGTCGGTGCTGATGGTTTATTTTTAGGATTCTGCATTTATTTAGCTACGCTTTTAAAGGCGATGCAAGAAgacttacaaaatatattgacagatatcgaagataaaaaaaaatcaagacaTGACTCGGAGGAGGAGGTATGTTTGGCACTGGAGGATATTATAGTACGTCACAATGAAGTTGCCGAGCTTACAGACAAATTTTCCTTGATTATGGTTGAAATAACTTTGTGTCAGTTCATCACCTCAAGTATAATTATAGCCACCAGTGTTCTTGATCTTTTGCTA ttttctggTTATGGAGTTATAGTCTACGTTGTTCATACTTGTGCCGTTTTTACCGAAATATTTCTTTACTGTTTGGGTGGCAATGCTGTTATGGAAAGT AGCGAAGATTTGGCTACGAAAGCCTATAGCAGCGAATGGTACACTCACAGTGTAAAGGTTCAAAAAATGGTTTTACTCATCATGGTACGTGCTCAACGTACAATTGGCATAAAAGTGCCATTTTTTGCTCCCTCATTGCCAGCACTGACAGCG attttgcgTTTTACCGGATCTGTCATTGCTTTAGCTAAATCGGTGATTTAA